In one Stenotrophomonas maltophilia genomic region, the following are encoded:
- a CDS encoding BolA family protein — protein sequence MDADTIRNLIETGLPGARADVRGDDGVHFEATVVCDAFAGKMPLARHRMVYATLGDLMGGAIHALALKTVTPAEAG from the coding sequence TTGGACGCCGACACCATCCGCAACCTGATCGAAACCGGCCTGCCTGGCGCCCGCGCCGATGTGCGGGGCGACGATGGCGTGCATTTCGAAGCGACCGTGGTCTGCGACGCCTTTGCCGGCAAGATGCCGCTGGCCCGCCACCGCATGGTCTATGCCACGCTGGGCGACCTGATGGGCGGCGCGATCCACGCGCTGGCGCTGAAAACCGTGACCCCGGCCGAAGCCGGCTGA